In Cystobacter fuscus DSM 2262, the DNA window AGCGACAACAACGGCGTGCCGGACAACCTCATCCGCAACTGCGGCTTCAACGAGGACTTCACCTATCACCGCAGCGATCTGTTCTTCGACGGTGGCGCGGGTCTCACCGAGGTCATCAACGAGGGCGGCACGCACGGCTTCGTGCAGTGGGTGCGCGTGGACAACGGCGGCTGGGCGACCCACAGCGTGCAGGTGCGGCAGGAGGGCTTCCAGCTCCAGGCCGGTACCTCCTACAAGTGGAAGGTGGACCTGAAGTCGAACGCGGCGCGCACGCTGCCCGTGAAGATCGTCCAGGCGCATGATCCGTGGACGGTCGTCGCCTCCTTCAACTGCAACGTGGGCACCGGGTGGACCACCTGCACCGGGCCGAACTTCACCCCGTCCGCCACGGACACCTACAAGTTCGAGATCTCCATGGGCGGTGCCGCCTACACCGGCGCGCAGCTCTACCTGGACGACATGTACATCGGCACCACGGCCAACGCCTGCCAGCCGGACTGCACGGGCAAGCTGTGTGGCGGCGATGGTTGCGGCGGCACCTGCGGCGCGTGCCGCACCGGTAGCACCTGCGGCAGCTGGGGCCAGTGCGTGGCCGGCACCAGCACCTGCACGCCCTCGTGCTCGGGCAAGGTGTGTGGCAGCGATGGTTGCGGCGGCACCTGCGGCACCTGCGGCTCGGGCCAGACGTGCAGCAGCACGGGCCAGTGCACCAGCACCTGCACGCCCTCGTGCTCGGGCAAGGTGTGCGGCAGCGACGGTTGCGGCGGCACCTGCGGCACCTGCGGCTCGGGTCAGACGTGCAGCAGCACGGGCCAGTGCACCGGCGGCACCACGACGCCTCGCCGCCTGGAGGCGGAGAGCGCCACGCTGACGGGCTGCTTCGCCGAGGCCGGCGGTGACAGCGGTGGCAAGGTCGTCGCCTTCGAGGGCAACGACTCCATCTGCTGGAGCAACGTGAACATGTCGGGCATCACCTCCGCGACGGCCCACGTGGGCGCGCCGTACTCCGGTGGCCAGGCGCAGCTGAAGTTCAACGGCGCGGTCATCGGCACGTTCACGTTGAACACGGCGACCGGCGGCTGGAGCAGCCCGAGCCTGACCAACCTCACCACGTCGGTGGCCACCAGCGGTACGGGCACGCTCTGCCTGGCGGGTCTGACCCACCCGAACGGGTGGATCTTCTCGGTCGACTACCTCGACCTGAAATAGGCCCCTGACGTGACCAGGACCCCTTCTGGTGAGGTTCGCCGGGAGGGGTCCTTCGTTTGTTCTGTCTGTCGTCGTCTGGTTGTCGTTGTCGAGCCGTGGCCGTCTGGCTGTAGCTGTCTGGCTGTAGCTGTCTGACATTCATCCCTCGCGGTTCCCTTCCCCCATGAATCTTCTCAATCCTCTCCTCCACGGCGCGCGCAGCGCCTGGACACGGTGGGCGTCTGCCTGTGCGAGCCTGGCGCTCGCGGGCATGACGGTCGCCAGTCCCCTCGCCGCGCACGCTCAAACCAATACCAACCTCGCCCGAGGCAAGCCCGTCACGGTGTCGTCGACGGATGGTGTGTTCTCCGGCTCCTCCGCGGTCGACGGGGATCCAGGCACCCGCTGGAGCAGTGGTTTCACCGACAATGAATGGATTTCCATCGACCTTGGGTCGACCGTGTCCATTGGCCGCGTGGTCCTCAACTGGGAGACCGCCTACGGCAAGAACTACACGCTCGAGTCTTCCACCGACGGGGCGAACTGGACGGCGCTGAAGACCGTCACCAACGGAGATGGAGGCATCGACGATTGGACGGTGTCCGGCTCGGGCCGCTATGTCCGCATGCGCGGGCAGCTCCGGGCCATCGGCTACGGGTACTCGCTGTGGGAGTTCGAGGTGTATGGCTCGGGCGGCACGTCGACGAGCACGGACCTCGCCCGGGGCCGTTCCGCCACGGCCACGAGCATCGAGAACAACGACCCCAACCTGGGGCCGAGCTTCGCCTTCGACGGCAACGCCAACACGCGCTGGTCGTCCGTCAGCGGGGTGGATCCCCAGTCGATCCGGGTCGACCTGGGCTCGTCCCAGCAGGTGGGCAAGGTGGTGCTCAACTGGGAAGGCGCCTACGCCAAGACGTACACCATCGACGGCTCCAACGATGACGCTGGCTGGCAGACGCTGGCCACCATCACCGATGGCGCTCCGGGCATCCGGGAGATTCCCGTGTCCGGCACGTACCGCTACGTGCGCATGCGTGGCACCGCGCGCGGTACGGGCTACGGCTACTCGCTCTACTCCTTCGAGGTCTACCAGTCCGGTGGCACCACGCCGCCTCCGACGCAGACGACCAACCAGACCGTCAAGTTGGTCTTCCCCGACCTGGCCTACGCGAAGGTGAGCATCTCGCCCACGCCGCTGGCCGTGTCGCCCGTTCCGGAAGAGGGCCTCGCGACGCCCTCCGTGCGCAACCCGGCCAAGGTGGTCACCTACCTGTGCACGTTCCCGCCCAACACCACGGTGACGATGTCCAAGAACCAGTTCTCGCCCACCCAGCCCAACACCGACATCCGCCTGGTGGTCACGGACTCCACGGGCACCACCAAGCGCGCGCAGTCCGTCACCGCGCTCGCGGTGCAGGACGCGGTGTGGCAGGTGGAGATCTACAGCACGGGCTCCACGGATCCGGGCACGCCCTCCGGGCCCATCATCCCCGACCCGTACGTGAAGGTGGCTCCTCCGGCGACGGCCGGTTCGTTCGCGGTGACCGCGCCCGCCAACGGCGCGATGATCACCAACACCCGCCGCCCCACGTTCCAGTGGGCCGCCGTCACCGGCGCCACCAACTACAAGCTCTTCGTCAACATCACCCGGAATGACTACGACTGGATGGCGGCCGGGGACCTCCTCAACCGCTTCACCGAGGTGGGCTCCACCACGGGCACCTCGCTCACCCTCAACCAGGACTTGGTCGATCGCTGGACCTACAAGTGGTACGTCGTCGCCACGCTCTCGAGCGGGGCCACCAGCCGCTCGGACCTGCGCACCTTCAGCGTCTACCTCCCCGTGGTCGAGACCGTGGCGGATGGCGTGTCGCTCATCAACGGGATGCGTGACATGAACAAGAACGGCGTCATCGATCCGTACGAGGACTGGCGCAACCCCATCGCCACGCGCGTCAACGATCTGATGAGCCGGATGACGCGGCACCAGAAGGTGATGCAGCTGTTCTTCAATGCCAAGGAGTACCCCGACGCGGGCTTCACCATGGGTCCGCTGGCGCCCGAGGACATCGTCGCCTTCCAGAAGGCCTCGGCGGCCACGCCCCTGGGCATCCCCTACATCGACGCGGGTGACTCCATCCACGGCTTCAAGACGAGCTGGCCCACCCAGCCCGGTCTGGTGGCCACGCGTGACCCGCAGCTCGCGTACGAGATGGGTGACATCCAGCGGCGCGAGCAGCTCGCCGTGGGCAGCCGCGGCACCCTGTCGCCCCTGGCCGAAGTGGGAACGAAGATCCTCTACCCGCGCATCCAGGAGGGCAGTGGCGAGGACGCGGACGTGGCGGCTGGCTTCTCGCGCGCGCTCATCGCCGGTCTGCAGGGCGGCCCCGAGGTGAATCCCCACTCCATCTGGGTCACCACCAAGCACTGGCCGAGCCAGGGCGCCGGTGGCGAGGGCGGCATCACCTACGACGGCACCACCATCCACTACCACATGCGTCCGTGGCACGCCGCCCTCGAGGCCGGCACCAGCGGCATCATGCCTGGTTATGCCGGCAGCAAGCTCCTGGCCCCGGGCCAGTGGGGCGCGGGCGACAGCCCCGGCATCATCAACTACCTGCGCCAGAACATGGGCTACACCGGCGTCATCTGCACGGACTGGCTGCCCGCGGGCGATCCCTGGGTCCGCTCGCTCATGGCCGGCTCCGACGTGATGGGCGGCGCCGACCCCGGGCAGATGGGTGACTTCGAGAGCCGGGTGACCGATGCCCGCGTCGAGGAGTCCGCCCGCCGCGTCATCGAGCTGAAGTTCCGGCTCGGCCTGTTCGAGGACCCCTATCGCAAGGGCCTCGCGGGAACGGCGGATTGGCACACGGCCGACAACAAGAAGGCGGCCCGTCTGGCCGCCCAGGAGTCGATGACCCTGCTCAAGAACGACGGCGTCCTGCCGCT includes these proteins:
- a CDS encoding galactose-binding domain-containing protein — protein: MNLLNPLLHGARSAWTRWASACASLALAGMTVASPLAAHAQTNTNLARGKPVTVSSTDGVFSGSSAVDGDPGTRWSSGFTDNEWISIDLGSTVSIGRVVLNWETAYGKNYTLESSTDGANWTALKTVTNGDGGIDDWTVSGSGRYVRMRGQLRAIGYGYSLWEFEVYGSGGTSTSTDLARGRSATATSIENNDPNLGPSFAFDGNANTRWSSVSGVDPQSIRVDLGSSQQVGKVVLNWEGAYAKTYTIDGSNDDAGWQTLATITDGAPGIREIPVSGTYRYVRMRGTARGTGYGYSLYSFEVYQSGGTTPPPTQTTNQTVKLVFPDLAYAKVSISPTPLAVSPVPEEGLATPSVRNPAKVVTYLCTFPPNTTVTMSKNQFSPTQPNTDIRLVVTDSTGTTKRAQSVTALAVQDAVWQVEIYSTGSTDPGTPSGPIIPDPYVKVAPPATAGSFAVTAPANGAMITNTRRPTFQWAAVTGATNYKLFVNITRNDYDWMAAGDLLNRFTEVGSTTGTSLTLNQDLVDRWTYKWYVVATLSSGATSRSDLRTFSVYLPVVETVADGVSLINGMRDMNKNGVIDPYEDWRNPIATRVNDLMSRMTRHQKVMQLFFNAKEYPDAGFTMGPLAPEDIVAFQKASAATPLGIPYIDAGDSIHGFKTSWPTQPGLVATRDPQLAYEMGDIQRREQLAVGSRGTLSPLAEVGTKILYPRIQEGSGEDADVAAGFSRALIAGLQGGPEVNPHSIWVTTKHWPSQGAGGEGGITYDGTTIHYHMRPWHAALEAGTSGIMPGYAGSKLLAPGQWGAGDSPGIINYLRQNMGYTGVICTDWLPAGDPWVRSLMAGSDVMGGADPGQMGDFESRVTDARVEESARRVIELKFRLGLFEDPYRKGLAGTADWHTADNKKAARLAAQESMTLLKNDGVLPLRVGAGSSIVIAGPRADDPSCMVTWRSDFHNTDFGAQTFYQAIKQRAEAAGITVYKDAAPAGVTPSAAIVAVGESYYTHGTAWDKEKPYIPGDPAGPAHTAFAKPEEPRDHYGIITSFKSKNIPTITVMVLPRPYILTNVAPQSNALVATYRPGDLGGPALADVLFGDVLPRGKLPWDLPRSLDQIGTDVETDQKERWDLPFDLGATEAERTIIRDRIAKGLSVQPIYGNPFYRYGDGIQGFGLTDSTPPTAFTLQTPANGTTITGTRPAFSWTASSDPQTGIQYYEVVIDGQAVLGGRTKATSAALEGLKLANGQHSWYVRAVNWANGVTTSATSTFTLNDTTPPAAFSALLPAAGSAVPGTSTRFIWERTSDVGAGVAQYVLNVDGTDRTPVITAGAYTATTVNLARGKNVSATSNEFGSANDAVDGNTTTRWSSRADTANPNTESITIDLGAVYSIKRVVLNWEAAYGSKYVVEASLDGTTWTPLYTENAGNGGIDDLTNLSGVGQYVRMRGVQRFTQFGYSLWEFEVYGLATHETTLTGLAAGSHTWRVRAVDGANNSTQSNGPISFTK